A window of the Oligoflexus sp. genome harbors these coding sequences:
- a CDS encoding choice-of-anchor D domain-containing protein, producing the protein MSLLQKPRSKVWLGLILASLLAGCFPQQSQVAPEAVSEDGTTTTTLSKQSEMGKAKADVEVQLGVMMGSGSSSRTIMALVSAIEEVDYRLSGCASGNAATYSATGPQTIQLYKFDRGCVIGLQRVKVAGVNYVLPLGQSFDTQLNARTSLQSTNGKTIFAVVQSQLPALLDAPSYAVGFILTENEQGTDKVVPIYELGLSVNRTEISEGGSLTATFTVQRAVPSVGALTVNLAYSGTAIRGVDTNALPNTLQFLDGQSQVSFTVSAVDDTTLEPLETLIVDLGLGAYMSKATPLTLGILDNDVAVLGLNTPTLNFGSRALNLPHDLPVIVTNTGTVAASALQLVSGLTSPFYFPTGYPGEGGTCSTSLNPGSSCTLVLGFNPTALSAYSNALVFSYFDGVNTQNLNLTLQGTGANVGYLKTSLGRRFDFGTVASGTPAKKHIVLENIGGGTLSSLVMTFGSTSFGYAGGSFPGTGGSCTTSLAAGASCTVVIAYTSASAAAVSSSLTFTYSNGSQTLMQTVALEASANPLIAESQTVTTALNTARTITLSAVGGSGTKTYTVDKGPVFGTLSGNAPNLTYTPNTGFKGHDTFTFRANDSAGPSASAEIRILVQPEAIFIVASPNNLPNMDIDFRSRLIAKGFTVTLIDDGVSSTSQALGKDLVTVSASVRPASVLTKYRDVKLPVIIWDRGLYDDMKMIAGRSATGATGSSSAIRILENSSYMNSGYALGNLTVYTYSSKMSFVTNNDSNVQTFSSATNSTSQILEFGYDADNYMPGGLIAPGRRLGTFYPASNGDFSAAGFARIDRNIDWALQNPASLFYDSFQRNASNTVGNGWRETEATASAISTDGQQLRFETFDSMVQARNSFPIQRSGTLSASFYMDLQRTGTLSNDYQLRFQLGRCDLMDNDSSNESGIAVNLVWGGVNAGMTSENSLGYRLANGTTTTLGTVNSGQASINVDLDFTTKTFKITSPLGTTGSIAFQNDVAVDCVKFMAKNINSQNFPRRGIHHLKLLQAN; encoded by the coding sequence ATGTCTCTACTTCAGAAACCACGAAGTAAGGTTTGGCTGGGATTGATCCTGGCCTCGCTCCTTGCTGGCTGCTTTCCTCAGCAGTCGCAGGTGGCTCCTGAAGCCGTGTCTGAAGACGGAACGACGACCACCACCCTGTCCAAGCAAAGCGAAATGGGAAAAGCCAAGGCTGATGTCGAAGTGCAGCTCGGCGTGATGATGGGCTCGGGCTCTTCGTCGCGGACCATCATGGCCCTGGTCTCCGCCATCGAGGAAGTCGACTACCGCCTGAGCGGTTGCGCCAGCGGCAATGCTGCGACCTATAGCGCAACGGGCCCGCAGACCATTCAGCTTTATAAATTCGATCGCGGCTGCGTGATTGGACTCCAGCGCGTGAAAGTCGCGGGCGTGAATTATGTCCTGCCCCTCGGCCAGAGTTTTGATACGCAGCTCAATGCCCGCACAAGCCTGCAGAGCACCAATGGCAAAACGATATTCGCCGTCGTACAGAGCCAGCTGCCCGCACTCCTGGACGCTCCCAGCTATGCTGTTGGTTTCATCCTGACGGAAAACGAGCAAGGGACCGACAAGGTCGTCCCCATATATGAACTCGGCTTGAGCGTGAACCGCACGGAAATTTCAGAAGGCGGTTCCTTGACTGCGACCTTCACGGTGCAAAGAGCGGTGCCGTCGGTTGGTGCGCTGACCGTGAATCTTGCCTACTCAGGCACGGCCATCCGCGGCGTGGATACCAATGCTCTGCCCAACACTCTTCAATTCCTGGATGGCCAATCCCAGGTCAGCTTCACAGTTTCCGCCGTGGATGATACGACCTTGGAGCCACTGGAGACCTTGATCGTCGACCTTGGCCTCGGAGCCTACATGTCCAAGGCCACGCCTCTGACCCTTGGAATCCTGGATAATGATGTCGCAGTGCTGGGCCTGAACACGCCTACGTTGAATTTTGGATCACGCGCCTTGAATCTGCCGCATGATCTTCCCGTCATCGTCACCAATACGGGGACGGTCGCCGCCTCGGCCTTGCAATTGGTTTCAGGCCTGACGAGCCCCTTCTATTTCCCCACCGGCTATCCGGGTGAGGGCGGAACCTGCAGCACGAGCTTGAATCCAGGCAGCAGCTGCACGCTTGTTCTTGGTTTCAACCCGACCGCTCTGAGCGCTTACAGCAATGCCCTTGTTTTCAGCTACTTTGATGGAGTGAATACGCAGAACCTGAACCTGACCCTTCAGGGCACAGGCGCCAATGTCGGTTATCTCAAGACCAGCCTCGGTCGACGCTTTGATTTCGGAACGGTGGCCAGCGGCACGCCCGCGAAAAAACACATAGTCCTGGAAAACATCGGTGGCGGCACGCTCAGCAGCCTTGTCATGACCTTCGGCTCGACGAGTTTCGGCTATGCTGGTGGGAGTTTTCCCGGCACCGGCGGTTCCTGCACAACAAGTTTAGCCGCAGGCGCATCCTGCACGGTTGTGATCGCCTATACCTCGGCCAGTGCAGCAGCCGTCAGCTCCTCGCTGACGTTCACCTATTCGAATGGCAGCCAGACCCTTATGCAGACGGTGGCTCTGGAAGCTTCCGCGAATCCACTCATTGCGGAAAGTCAAACCGTTACCACAGCTCTGAACACAGCGCGGACGATCACGCTGAGCGCTGTGGGCGGAAGCGGAACGAAGACCTATACGGTCGATAAAGGCCCGGTCTTCGGAACCTTGAGCGGGAACGCACCGAATCTGACCTATACGCCCAACACGGGGTTCAAAGGCCACGATACCTTTACGTTCCGGGCCAACGACAGCGCGGGTCCGAGCGCCAGCGCGGAAATTCGCATTCTGGTTCAGCCCGAGGCCATCTTCATCGTGGCCTCGCCGAACAATCTACCCAACATGGATATCGACTTTAGAAGCCGGCTCATTGCCAAAGGCTTCACGGTTACACTGATTGACGACGGCGTGTCCTCCACCAGCCAGGCCTTGGGCAAAGACCTTGTAACGGTGAGCGCCTCGGTGCGACCAGCGTCGGTTTTGACAAAGTATAGGGATGTCAAACTTCCTGTCATAATCTGGGACCGCGGCCTCTATGATGATATGAAAATGATAGCAGGCAGGTCGGCGACAGGAGCCACAGGCAGCTCCTCCGCCATCCGAATTCTGGAAAACAGCAGCTATATGAACAGCGGTTACGCCCTCGGCAACCTGACGGTTTATACTTATAGCAGCAAGATGAGCTTTGTGACGAATAATGACAGTAACGTTCAAACATTTTCGTCGGCCACCAACTCCACGAGTCAGATCCTGGAATTTGGTTACGACGCGGATAACTACATGCCCGGTGGCCTGATCGCTCCAGGCCGGCGTCTCGGTACCTTTTATCCGGCCAGCAACGGCGATTTCAGTGCGGCGGGCTTCGCTCGCATTGATCGCAACATTGATTGGGCGCTGCAAAATCCAGCGTCCCTCTTCTATGATTCCTTCCAAAGAAACGCCAGCAATACCGTTGGCAATGGCTGGAGAGAAACGGAAGCCACCGCCTCCGCCATCAGCACCGATGGCCAGCAGCTGCGGTTCGAAACTTTCGACAGCATGGTGCAGGCGCGGAACAGTTTCCCCATACAAAGATCGGGAACTTTGAGTGCCTCTTTTTATATGGACCTGCAAAGGACAGGAACTCTGTCCAATGACTATCAGCTGCGCTTCCAACTCGGACGCTGCGATCTCATGGACAATGACAGCAGCAACGAATCAGGCATCGCCGTGAATCTTGTATGGGGTGGCGTGAATGCAGGCATGACGAGCGAAAACAGCCTCGGCTATCGGCTGGCCAATGGCACGACCACGACCCTCGGAACGGTCAATAGCGGTCAGGCCTCTATCAATGTCGATCTTGACTTCACCACCAAGACCTTCAAAATCACCAGCCCGCTCGGGACCACCGGCTCGATCGCCTTCCAGAATGATGTGGCCGTGGACTGCGTTAAATTCATGGCGAAAAATATCAACAGCCAGAACTTCCCCCGGCGCGGCATCCATCACCTGAAATTACTGCAGGCCAACTGA
- a CDS encoding urea carboxylase-associated family protein, producing MLTERTSTILPRSGTAFTLKAGQELKIIDPHGEQVCDLICFNAADKAEHLSSGRTLDYASRLFLTKGDAFYSNRSRVMFHMIEDTVGRHDFLLTPCSQDTFRIIYGHEKPHRGCFGNLVEALAPFGIHGDAIPVTFNVFMNVVIDGQTGELKVEPPKSRAGDSIIIRAEMDLIVGLTACSAEQSNNYAFKPIQYAIL from the coding sequence ATGCTCACTGAGAGAACCAGCACCATTCTTCCCCGCAGCGGAACGGCCTTCACCTTAAAAGCCGGGCAGGAACTGAAAATCATAGATCCGCATGGAGAGCAGGTCTGCGATCTCATCTGCTTCAACGCGGCTGACAAGGCTGAACACCTTTCCTCGGGCCGTACCCTGGATTATGCAAGCCGCCTCTTTCTGACCAAAGGCGATGCCTTCTATTCCAATCGCAGCCGCGTTATGTTCCACATGATCGAAGATACCGTGGGACGTCATGACTTTCTTTTAACGCCATGTAGCCAGGACACCTTTCGCATCATCTACGGCCATGAAAAGCCGCATCGCGGCTGCTTTGGCAACCTTGTGGAAGCGCTCGCTCCCTTTGGCATCCATGGTGATGCCATCCCTGTGACCTTCAACGTTTTCATGAACGTGGTTATAGATGGCCAGACCGGCGAACTTAAAGTCGAACCACCGAAGAGTCGCGCCGGAGATTCCATTATCATCCGTGCGGAAATGGATCTGATCGTGGGCTTGACAGCCTGCTCAGCGGAGCAGTCGAACAACTATGCGTTCAAACCCATTCAGTATGCGATCCTCTGA
- the gntA gene encoding guanitoxin biosynthesis heme-dependent pre-guanitoxin N-hydroxylase GntA, producing MHSLKQNIEEYIGHKAFPCVGAKTALSKAQIEIFEGQSLLSADDDQALLESLKTYIQNCRNDDSHRNGESGPGFRSFIAAFPETPSLTEEQFEKALWNRLNSLHELDDADWDESVSDDPDDKNFSFSLAGKAFYIVGMHPGASRPARRLPYPALVFNLHEQFERLRADGRYHTMRQIIRRRDTALAGSVNPMLLDFGTRSEAIQYSGRNIEGAWTCPFHKKKAEKHAH from the coding sequence ATGCACAGTTTAAAACAAAACATCGAAGAGTATATTGGTCACAAAGCCTTTCCCTGCGTCGGAGCCAAGACCGCGCTGTCCAAGGCTCAGATTGAAATCTTCGAAGGTCAATCGCTGCTTTCCGCCGATGATGACCAGGCTCTCCTTGAGAGCCTCAAGACCTATATTCAAAATTGTCGCAACGATGATTCCCATCGCAACGGGGAATCCGGCCCCGGCTTCCGGAGTTTCATTGCCGCGTTTCCCGAGACACCTTCTTTGACCGAGGAGCAGTTTGAAAAAGCTCTTTGGAACAGACTGAACAGTCTTCATGAACTCGACGACGCCGACTGGGATGAATCGGTGAGCGACGATCCCGACGATAAAAATTTCAGTTTCAGCCTTGCGGGCAAGGCCTTTTATATCGTGGGTATGCATCCCGGCGCCTCGCGTCCGGCCCGGCGTCTTCCCTATCCGGCTCTGGTGTTTAATCTGCATGAGCAGTTTGAACGCTTGCGCGCCGATGGTCGCTATCATACCATGCGGCAGATCATTCGGAGGCGTGACACGGCCCTGGCTGGATCGGTCAATCCCATGTTGCTTGACTTTGGCACGCGCTCGGAAGCGATCCAATACAGTGGCCGCAACATCGAAGGGGCCTGGACCTGCCCTTTCCATAAGAAAAAGGCTGAAAAACATGCTCACTGA
- a CDS encoding TerB family tellurite resistance protein — protein sequence MSKEDRFPEAEILERLTLLRKKAGLTQKTVEHKLDWRQGTLYDYEKARLKISLEATWSLLKLYGANWQELFPEGQSPAPTDGVGVWMGPMVQLGLVFPAMQDMIQAIRRDPIIAAEIGLEEMTSATPVLQLLLERLTETQRRDYFLELCRYVNSLMTADHRIRIEEKQARDILLAHAPIVLDEREKASLLRAFESRYLGKGLERKFPKEAQKHLLLWILYIMALSDGELNHHEEAYIEAVAENIELKKSSLHFIQGQVLSFHRKDRS from the coding sequence ATGTCCAAAGAGGATCGGTTCCCCGAAGCGGAGATATTGGAGCGGCTCACGCTTCTGCGGAAAAAAGCAGGACTCACGCAAAAAACCGTGGAGCACAAGCTCGATTGGCGTCAGGGGACTCTTTATGATTATGAGAAAGCGCGCTTGAAAATCAGTCTGGAGGCCACCTGGTCTCTTTTGAAACTTTATGGAGCCAATTGGCAGGAGCTTTTTCCTGAGGGGCAAAGTCCAGCCCCGACAGATGGGGTGGGCGTTTGGATGGGGCCGATGGTGCAGCTGGGGCTTGTATTTCCCGCGATGCAGGACATGATCCAGGCGATTCGCCGCGATCCTATTATTGCCGCGGAGATTGGTCTGGAGGAGATGACGTCGGCGACGCCCGTGCTGCAGCTTCTTCTGGAGCGTCTGACCGAAACCCAGCGTCGGGATTATTTTTTGGAACTGTGCCGCTATGTGAATTCCCTGATGACGGCTGATCATCGCATTCGCATCGAGGAAAAGCAGGCGCGGGATATTCTTTTGGCTCATGCCCCGATCGTGCTGGATGAAAGGGAGAAAGCCAGCCTCCTGCGGGCCTTTGAATCCCGATATCTTGGCAAGGGGCTGGAGCGGAAATTTCCCAAGGAAGCGCAGAAGCATCTGCTCCTTTGGATCCTTTACATCATGGCCTTGAGCGATGGTGAGCTGAATCATCATGAAGAGGCCTACATCGAGGCCGTGGCCGAGAACATCGAACTGAAGAAGTCTTCGCTGCATTTCATACAGGGACAGGTGCTCAGTTTTCATAGAAAGGACCGTTCATGA
- a CDS encoding NfeD family protein, producing MSQTLFWTLLALVCLLAEFVVPGAVLGFIGVAAALVGLAEYLGWVEGWLPSLTLFFVCSLFLVLVVRSFFLRLFPGDTKVENVDEDADARGALVDVIHDITPARHGRIRYRDSTWEAESEETILKGEKAVIVARSGPLFIVQSMAKGDQKP from the coding sequence ATGAGTCAAACCCTTTTTTGGACCCTCCTGGCTTTGGTCTGCCTCCTGGCGGAATTCGTGGTGCCGGGAGCCGTGCTGGGCTTCATCGGTGTGGCCGCAGCCCTGGTCGGACTTGCGGAATACCTGGGCTGGGTGGAAGGCTGGCTGCCGTCCTTGACCCTGTTCTTCGTCTGCTCGCTCTTTCTCGTGCTGGTCGTCCGCAGTTTTTTTCTGCGGCTCTTTCCCGGCGATACGAAGGTGGAAAATGTGGATGAAGACGCCGACGCGCGCGGAGCCCTGGTGGATGTCATCCACGATATCACCCCGGCTCGGCATGGCCGCATTCGCTACCGGGACAGCACCTGGGAGGCGGAAAGCGAAGAAACCATCCTGAAGGGCGAGAAGGCTGTGATCGTGGCTCGCTCCGGACCCTTATTTATTGTGCAATCAATGGCGAAAGGAGATCAGAAGCCATGA
- a CDS encoding SPFH domain-containing protein, translating to MTVLTVLTLIFLIFVYLTVIVVPMREAVVIERLGRFLKVGQPGLHILTPLIDRVAYRHETREQVLDIPPQSCISRDNIQIEVDGLLYLKVVDPKLASYGIANYQLAAINLAQTTMRSEVGKLSLSETFSERDALNDKIVEEIDAASNSWGIKVLRYEVMNIQPSTHVVATLEKQMEAEREKRAEITLATAEKEARINLSEGERQFAINISEGEKQKKINEAIGKGQQITLIATATAEGMTMVAEAINQAGGATAVKMKLVDQFVDELGEILQHADVSVVPAELARVKGIFEGIDLVTNPLHTPTSR from the coding sequence ATGACCGTGCTTACAGTTCTAACCCTCATTTTCCTGATTTTTGTCTACCTCACCGTGATCGTGGTGCCGATGCGCGAGGCCGTGGTCATCGAACGGCTTGGCCGCTTCTTGAAGGTCGGGCAGCCGGGCCTTCATATCCTGACGCCTTTGATCGATCGGGTGGCCTATCGGCACGAGACGCGGGAGCAGGTCCTCGATATCCCGCCGCAAAGCTGCATTTCGCGGGATAACATTCAGATCGAGGTGGATGGGCTCCTTTATCTGAAAGTCGTCGATCCCAAGCTCGCGAGCTACGGGATTGCCAACTATCAGCTGGCCGCCATCAACCTGGCCCAGACCACGATGCGCTCCGAGGTCGGTAAACTGAGTCTGAGCGAGACCTTCTCGGAACGCGATGCCCTGAATGACAAGATCGTCGAAGAGATCGATGCGGCCTCGAATTCCTGGGGCATCAAGGTCCTTCGCTATGAGGTCATGAATATTCAACCTTCGACGCACGTCGTCGCGACTTTGGAAAAGCAGATGGAAGCGGAACGGGAGAAGCGCGCGGAAATCACCCTGGCCACCGCGGAAAAAGAAGCGCGCATCAATCTTTCCGAAGGGGAGCGGCAGTTTGCGATCAATATTTCCGAAGGCGAGAAGCAGAAGAAGATCAACGAGGCAATCGGCAAAGGCCAGCAGATCACTCTGATTGCGACCGCCACAGCCGAGGGTATGACCATGGTTGCCGAGGCGATCAATCAGGCCGGTGGTGCGACGGCTGTGAAGATGAAGCTGGTGGATCAGTTCGTCGATGAACTCGGCGAAATCCTGCAGCACGCGGATGTGTCCGTGGTGCCGGCAGAGCTGGCCCGGGTGAAAGGCATCTTCGAAGGCATTGATCTGGTGACAAACCCTTTGCATACTCCAACGTCGAGGTAA
- a CDS encoding stomatin-like protein, translating to MDFMDLINLVFWGALFLVIVVKLIGSIRLVPTQSAYIVERLGKYHRTLGPGFHAMVPFIDKVPYKVDLREEAIEVPPQECFSKDEVHVTVDGVIYLSVTDPTKACYGVTNYRYAAVQLAQTTTRAVIGTLDLDKTFEERSTISARAVSVLDQAGQAWGIRVHRYEIKNLRPPESVRVSMEKQVTAERNRRAMLAKSEGDKQAKINLSEGKKREMINLSEGEMQRQINEAEGRAEEIRTLAKATADSISKIATVLQREGGEEALKLQIAERYLTKLSHLARKGTQVVLPAHLADINSWLRIVDLDPKVKK from the coding sequence ATGGACTTCATGGATCTGATCAATCTGGTTTTCTGGGGCGCTTTATTTTTGGTGATCGTGGTCAAGCTCATCGGCTCGATCCGGCTGGTTCCCACGCAGTCGGCTTATATCGTCGAGCGGCTTGGGAAATACCATAGGACGCTGGGCCCGGGCTTTCACGCTATGGTCCCTTTCATCGACAAGGTTCCCTATAAAGTGGACCTGCGCGAGGAGGCCATCGAGGTGCCGCCGCAGGAATGCTTTTCCAAGGACGAGGTGCATGTGACCGTCGATGGCGTCATTTATCTGTCGGTCACCGATCCCACCAAGGCCTGCTATGGCGTCACCAATTATCGCTATGCCGCCGTGCAGCTGGCGCAGACCACAACGCGCGCGGTGATTGGTACGCTCGATCTGGACAAAACCTTTGAAGAGCGCTCGACCATCTCGGCCCGTGCGGTTTCGGTTTTGGATCAGGCGGGGCAGGCCTGGGGCATTCGCGTTCACCGCTACGAAATCAAGAACCTGCGTCCGCCGGAAAGCGTGCGCGTGTCGATGGAAAAGCAGGTGACGGCCGAACGGAATCGTCGCGCCATGCTCGCCAAGAGCGAGGGTGATAAGCAGGCGAAGATCAATCTTTCTGAAGGCAAAAAGCGGGAGATGATCAACCTCTCCGAAGGTGAAATGCAAAGGCAGATCAACGAAGCGGAAGGTCGGGCGGAAGAGATCAGGACTTTGGCTAAAGCTACAGCGGACTCCATCTCCAAGATCGCGACTGTCCTGCAGCGCGAAGGTGGAGAGGAGGCTTTGAAACTGCAGATTGCCGAACGCTATCTGACAAAGCTATCTCACCTCGCCCGTAAAGGAACGCAGGTGGTGTTGCCAGCGCATCTGGCTGATATCAACAGCTGGCTTCGGATTGTTGACCTGGATCCCAAGGTCAAAAAATAA
- a CDS encoding efflux RND transporter permease subunit: MNISELSIRNHVFTWMLMFGLIFFGALAYREMGVSLNPDVDFPVANISVSHPGAAPEVIEKDVIEPLEAAVVAVPGIKTLTSDIRTGSGNISVEFELGQDIDIAIQELQSRISRAQQFLPKGLDPPILSKSNPEDSPIMFLAVKAGKLSPRELMILIKERIQDPLSSVVGVAEATVFGYIEPMIRVDLDLNKLKAYELTADDVVQAIQREHNELPAGALTLGEKEQALRVLGEVGSAEELKKLQITRRGGGPIYTSLTLGQVANVYEGTDEIRRISRVNGETTATIGIRKQRGSNAVAVADAVKVKIEELNKILPAGTSLEVNFDSTSFIRESVEELVVTIVLSAALTSLVCWLFLGSWIATFNIILAIPTSIIGSFIVLKMLNFTLNTFTLLGLSLAIGIVVDDAIIVLENIFRHRRTDKDPVRSALTGSKEITLAILATTAAVVAIFLPIAFIKGIVGRFIFQFGVTISVAVLLSMIESLTLAPMRISRFKGDGTRRTRFGKGFEAAMDWLGRTYGRSLGHALRFRWVYLILSLLAFAGSLYTVKILKTEFAPPLDEGRAFVSVKTAEGSSLEFTDAKMKEVEAEIQKLPFVQRYFSSIGGFGGAGRNNSGTVIVIFGKPKERGPEWKLEVIEAGLRDAIKKVSGVKGFVRASFSQGIGGGGGQPVEFTVKGPNDKELRKATKSLIEKLEATGLYTGVNADNLNAIPEMHVMPDRAAALRYGVDVATIASTLNTMFSGTRAANYSQGGRRYPIMVRLPKETRNSVDVVKSIQVRNNRGQLIPLQSLVKIVSDDGPLTIYRENRQRGIVVTSGLAPGASQAAALERVRTEAASVLPAGYFVDLTGSSESFQESFQSFLIALALGIIVSYMVLASQFNSFIDPVTILMALPFSVSGALLALWGTGQSLNMYSMIGLILLMGIAKKNSILLVEFTHQLREQGYGLYHAIQDAGRLRLRPILMTTLATVVGAIPAALSLGPGSETRIPMAMAVIGGVFFSTPLTLYVVPIVYSLFTKEEATESAPLFGRDAPAEV; encoded by the coding sequence ATGAATATCTCCGAACTCTCGATACGGAACCATGTCTTCACGTGGATGCTGATGTTCGGGCTCATCTTCTTCGGTGCGCTCGCCTATCGGGAAATGGGCGTCAGCCTGAATCCCGACGTGGATTTTCCCGTCGCCAACATCAGCGTGAGCCATCCCGGTGCCGCGCCCGAGGTGATTGAAAAGGATGTGATCGAACCCTTGGAAGCGGCTGTCGTCGCCGTTCCCGGGATCAAGACTCTGACCTCCGATATCCGCACCGGTTCGGGAAATATCAGCGTCGAATTCGAACTGGGCCAGGACATAGATATCGCGATTCAGGAGCTGCAGTCGCGCATCAGTCGCGCGCAGCAGTTTTTACCGAAGGGCCTTGATCCCCCTATTCTTTCCAAGAGCAATCCCGAAGACAGCCCCATCATGTTCCTCGCGGTGAAGGCCGGCAAGCTTTCCCCCCGTGAACTCATGATCCTGATCAAGGAACGCATTCAAGATCCCCTGTCCTCGGTCGTCGGCGTCGCCGAGGCCACCGTCTTCGGTTACATCGAGCCCATGATTCGCGTGGACCTGGATCTGAATAAACTCAAAGCCTATGAACTCACCGCCGACGATGTCGTGCAGGCGATCCAGCGCGAGCATAACGAGCTTCCCGCCGGGGCATTGACCCTTGGTGAAAAAGAGCAGGCCCTGCGCGTTCTGGGCGAAGTCGGCAGCGCTGAAGAACTCAAAAAACTGCAGATCACCCGCCGCGGCGGTGGACCCATCTATACGAGTCTCACGCTCGGACAGGTCGCGAATGTCTATGAAGGCACCGACGAAATTCGCCGTATTTCCCGCGTGAATGGCGAAACTACGGCCACGATCGGCATCAGAAAGCAGCGCGGTTCCAATGCCGTGGCCGTCGCCGACGCTGTGAAAGTCAAAATAGAGGAACTGAATAAGATACTGCCGGCCGGCACCAGCCTTGAAGTGAACTTCGACAGCACCTCCTTCATTCGCGAATCGGTCGAAGAGCTGGTGGTGACGATCGTTCTGTCGGCGGCCCTGACCTCACTCGTTTGCTGGCTGTTCCTGGGTTCCTGGATTGCCACCTTCAATATCATCCTGGCCATCCCCACTTCGATCATCGGCAGTTTCATCGTTCTGAAAATGCTGAATTTCACGCTGAACACCTTCACTCTCCTTGGTCTTTCCCTGGCCATCGGCATCGTGGTGGATGATGCGATCATCGTCCTTGAAAACATCTTCCGCCACCGCAGGACCGACAAGGATCCCGTCCGTTCCGCTCTGACCGGCAGCAAGGAAATCACGCTCGCTATCCTTGCCACCACAGCGGCCGTCGTCGCGATCTTTTTACCGATCGCCTTTATCAAAGGCATCGTCGGCCGCTTTATCTTTCAATTCGGCGTCACCATCTCGGTCGCTGTTCTTTTGTCCATGATCGAATCCCTGACCCTGGCCCCTATGCGCATCTCCCGCTTCAAAGGCGACGGCACGCGCCGCACGCGCTTTGGCAAGGGCTTCGAAGCTGCCATGGACTGGCTGGGACGCACCTATGGACGGAGTCTCGGCCATGCCTTGCGTTTCCGTTGGGTTTACCTCATCCTTTCTCTTCTGGCTTTCGCCGGCTCGCTTTACACCGTCAAAATCCTGAAAACAGAATTCGCGCCTCCTCTTGATGAGGGCCGGGCTTTCGTCTCGGTGAAAACCGCCGAAGGTTCGTCCTTGGAATTCACTGATGCGAAAATGAAAGAGGTGGAAGCCGAAATTCAAAAACTCCCCTTCGTGCAGCGTTATTTCTCGTCCATCGGCGGCTTCGGCGGCGCGGGACGCAATAACTCAGGCACCGTCATCGTCATCTTTGGCAAACCCAAGGAACGCGGCCCCGAGTGGAAACTCGAAGTCATCGAAGCGGGTTTGCGGGATGCCATCAAAAAAGTTTCCGGCGTCAAAGGTTTCGTGCGGGCCAGTTTCTCGCAAGGCATTGGTGGAGGCGGCGGACAGCCTGTCGAATTCACCGTCAAAGGTCCCAATGATAAAGAGCTGCGCAAGGCCACCAAGAGCCTGATTGAAAAACTCGAAGCCACCGGACTCTATACCGGCGTCAATGCCGATAACCTGAACGCGATTCCGGAAATGCATGTCATGCCCGATCGAGCCGCGGCCCTCCGCTACGGCGTTGACGTCGCAACCATCGCCAGCACGCTCAACACCATGTTCAGTGGAACCCGCGCAGCCAACTACTCCCAGGGCGGTCGCCGCTACCCCATCATGGTCCGTCTTCCAAAGGAAACGCGAAATTCCGTGGATGTGGTGAAGTCCATTCAGGTGCGCAACAATCGGGGTCAGTTGATTCCTTTGCAGTCGTTGGTGAAGATCGTCAGCGACGACGGACCCTTGACCATTTACCGTGAAAACCGGCAGCGCGGCATCGTCGTGACCTCGGGCCTTGCCCCGGGCGCATCCCAGGCCGCTGCCTTGGAACGCGTACGAACCGAAGCGGCCAGTGTCCTCCCCGCTGGATACTTTGTGGATCTGACCGGCTCCTCGGAAAGTTTTCAGGAATCCTTCCAGAGTTTTCTGATCGCACTCGCGCTGGGCATCATCGTGTCCTATATGGTGCTCGCCTCGCAGTTCAATAGCTTCATCGACCCCGTGACCATACTCATGGCCCTGCCCTTCAGCGTCTCCGGCGCGCTTTTAGCGCTTTGGGGGACAGGTCAGTCGCTGAATATGTACAGCATGATCGGATTGATCCTGCTCATGGGGATTGCGAAGAAAAACTCGATCCTCCTCGTGGAATTTACCCATCAGCTGCGCGAACAAGGTTATGGGCTGTATCATGCCATTCAGGATGCCGGGCGCCTGCGTCTGCGTCCCATTCTGATGACGACCCTGGCCACGGTGGTCGGGGCCATTCCCGCAGCCCTGAGCCTCGGGCCAGGGTCGGAAACCCGGATTCCCATGGCTATGGCTGTGATCGGCGGCGTGTTTTTCTCAACGCCCTTGACCCTTTATGTGGTGCCTATCGTTTACAGTCTCTTTACCAAAGAGGAGGCAACGGAGAGCGCTCCACTCTTTGGTCGCGACGCCCCCGCCGAGGTATGA